In the genome of Triticum urartu cultivar G1812 chromosome 5, Tu2.1, whole genome shotgun sequence, one region contains:
- the LOC125511447 gene encoding probable polyamine transporter At3g13620, with amino-acid sequence MSQEFLLATEQPSHSHDQQELHGVVRQEHTPGDQLRHGYTVQQGGGPTLSVYGHKRKITLIPLVFLIYFEVAGGPYGAEKAVLAAGPLFTLLGFLVFPFAWGVPESLITAELSTAFPGNGGFVLWADHAFGPLAGFLLGMWKYLSIVINVAAYTALIADYLGRSGVAPAVAQPGGARTGAVIGMTLLLSFVNYAGVSVVGWGAVALGIVSLAPFVLMTAMAVPKVRPSRWALQVKGKKDWRLFFNTLFWNLNYWDCASTMAGEVERPEQTFPRALAVAVVLIAGSYLLPLMAATGATDASPDAWVNGYLADAAGIIGGTWLKYWTGAGAVISSIGMFEAQMSSGAFQLLGMADMGLLPAFFSRRAASTGTPWVAITLSTVVTIVVSFLCFDDVVATANFLYSLGTLLEFASFLWLRAKHPAMKRPYRVPLPLPALVAMCAVPSAFLAYVCVVAEWKVFALAAGLTMLGVGWHGVMRVCKAKKLLRFNNTVSADPQQDTTGDDYHLVPGVRNYRLA; translated from the exons ATGAGCCAAGAATTCCTCCTAGCGACCGAACAACCATCACATAGCCACGATCAACAAGAACTGCACGGCGTCGTCCGGCAAGAGCACACACCAGGAGACCAACTGCGGCATGGGTACACTGTGCAACAAGGCGGAGGCCCGACGTTGTCCGTCTATGGCCACAAGCGCAAGATCACTCTGATCCCGCTCGTCTTCCTCATCTACTTCGAGGTGGCGGGCGGCCCCTACGGCGCCGAGAAGGCCGTCCTCGCAGCCGGGCCGCTCTTCACCCTGCTCGGCTTCCTCGTCTTCCCCTTCGCGTGGGGCGTCCCGGAGTCGCTCATCACGGCCGAGCTCTCCACCGCCTTCCCGGGCAACGGCGGCTTCGTCCTCTGGGCCGACCACGCCTTCGGCCCGCTCGCCGGCTTCCTCCTCGGCATGTGGAAGTACCTCAGCATCGTCATCAACGTCGCCGCCTACACGGCCCTCATTGCCGACTACCTTGGCCGAAGCGGAGTGGCCCCCGCGGTCGCGCAGCCCGGCGGGGCGCGCACCGGCGCGGTCATCGGCATGACGCTGCTCCTCTCCTTCGTGAACTACGCCGGCGTGAGCGTTGTCGGGTGGGGCGCCGTGGCGCTGGGGATCGTGTCGCTGGCCCCGTTCGTGCTGATGACGGCCATGGCGGTGCCCAAGGTGAGGCCGAGTCGGTGGGCGTTGCAGGTGAAGGGTAAGAAAGACTGGAGGCTCTTCTTCAACACTCTGTTCTGGAACCTCAACTACTGGGACTGCGCCAGCACGATGGCCGGCGAGGTGGAGCGGCCCGAGCAGACGTTCCCGCGGGCACTGGCAGTCGCCGTTGTTCTGATCGCCGGCAGTTACCTGCTGCCGCTTATGGCCGCGACCGGCGCCACCGACGCGTCGCCGGATGCCTGGGTCAACGGCTACTTGGCTGACGCGGCAG GCATCATCGGGGGCACATGGCTCAAATACTGGACGGGAGCCGGCGCAGTGATCTCCTCCATCGGCATGTTCGAAGCTCAGATGAGCAGCGGTGCGTTCCAGCTCCTCGGCATGGCGGACATGGGCCTCCTCCCGGCTTTCTTCTCCCGTCGCGCTGCCAGCACCGGCACCCCGTGGGTGGCTATCACCTTGTCGACCGTCGTCACGATCGTTGTCTCCTTCCTCTGCTTCGACGACGTTGTCGCCACGGCCAACTTCTTGTACAGCCTCGGCACATTGCTCGAGTTCGCATCCTTCCTCTGGCTCCGCGCCAAGCACCCAGCGATGAAGCGCCCTTACCGTGTGCCGCTACCGTTGCCCGCGCTTGTGGCAATGTGTGCCGTGCCATCCGCGTTCCTGGCCTACGTGTGTGTGGTGGCTGAGTGGAAGGTATTCGCCCTCGCCGCGGGGCTGACTATGCTCGGCGTCGGGTGGCATGGCGTCATGAGGGTGTGCAAGGCCAAGAAGTTGCTCAGGTTCAACAACACAGTTTCTGCTGACCCTCAACAGGATACTACTGGAGATGACTATCATCTGGTTCCGGGGGTCAGAAACTATCGATTAGCTTAA
- the LOC125511448 gene encoding uncharacterized protein LOC125511448 isoform X2: protein MGIIKIKLAVDRPRNRVLFADAGSDFVDVLLSFLTLPLSALQSCATGASSLRGCLSNLCDSVDHLRNSSLLKVEACHGMLLTPAHTNEFQLCKSTHSTNDLEISRLCKCSLVMARVLHVYEQVGCKETFVGGKERYVISDDMKIKPASTSTMLLLLQAFDSDGIGHGFEEVEVSVSRTQGTDNHKATHANMTPIIRQNIIPLDQDSAGSEWKIKVFYHTREKKVMYAECNHEFVDMLLGFLTYPISCVIKNMGAGTCHLGRCFDNLYRSVTDLDDVGRLTGVLSNMMFMDPGVMPFDIFTNIKSYRALACRCPKDDNTHYCWHPELVEGGNYVVSDDLLVHQASAMSIMKHWCGIDKANVLQMGIAVGKREAVALLRALLTSETALTDVFISRLEEMQIFVKFPWGKTITVQVVRSDTIATIKSRMKDKVSMPTGWRHKLLYASRYLRDSCTVADYNITRESTITCEFHKLMPTAGQDEA from the exons ATGGGCATCATCAAGATCAAGCTCGCCGTGGACAGGCCGCGGAACCGTGTGTTGTTCGCTGACGCGGGCTCCGACTTCGTCGATGTCCTCCTATCCTTCCTCACTCTGCCGCTCTCTGCACTCCAGTCCTGCGCAACAGGCGCGTCATCCTTGCGGGGATGCCTCTCCAACCTCTGCGACAGCGTCGACCACCTCAGAAACAGTAGCCTGCTGAAGGTTGAGGCCTGCCATGGCATGCTTCTCACGCCTGCTCACACCAATGAGTTCCA GCTCTGCAAGTCAACTCACAGTACCAATGACCTTGAGATTTCCAGGCTCTGCAAGTGTTCCCTAGTTATGGCTAGAGTGTTGCATGTCTACGAGCAAGTAGGCTGCAAAGAGACGTTTGTAGGTGGCAAAGAACGGTATGTGATCAGTGATGACATGAAAATCAAGCCAGCATCCACCAGCACCATGCTATTGCTGCTTCAGGCGTTCGATTCTGATGGTATCGGTCATGGCTTTGAGGAGGTGGAAGTGAGCGTCTCCAGGACACAA GGAACTGATAATCATAAGGCCACTCATGCCAATATGACACCGATCATCCGTCAGAATATTATTCCATTGGATCAAGATTCTGCAGGTTCAGAATGGAAGATAAAGGTCTTTTACCACACCCGTGAAAAGAAGGTCATGTATGCCGAATGCAACCATGAGTTTGTCGACATGCTCCTCGGATTCTTGACTTACCCTATCAGCTGTGTGATCAAGAACATGGGGGCTGGCACTTGCCATCTTGGCAGGTGCTTCGACAATCTCTATAGAAGCGTCACTGATCTCGACGATGTTGGGCGCTTAACAGGTGTCCTCTCCAATATGATGTTCATGGATCCAGGCGTTATGCCATTTGACATTTTTACCAACATCAAGTCATACCGGGCGCTTGCCTGCCGGTGCCCGAAGGATGATAACACACATTATTGCTGGCATCCTGAGCTTGTTGAGGGTGGGAACTATGTCGTCAGCGATGATCTACTTGTGCATCAGGCTTCTGCCATGTCTATCATGAAGCATTGGTGTGGGATAGACAAGGCTAACGTACTGCAGATGGGCATTGCTGTCGGGAAACGGGAG GCTGTTGCGCTGCTGCGAGCATTGCTGACTTCAGAGACGGCACTGACTGATGTGTTCATCAGCAGGCTGGAGGAGATGCAGATATTTGTCAAGTTCCCTTGGGGTAAGACCATAACCGTGCAGGTTGTGAGATCCGATACGATTGCCACCATCAAGAGCAGGATGAAGGATAAGGTGTCGATGCCGACTGGATGGCGTCATAAATTGCTGTATGCTAGCAGATATCTTAGAGACTCGTGCACTGTTGCTGACTATAACATCACCAGAGAATCTACCATCACCTGTGAATTTCACAAGCTGATGCCTACAGCCGGTCAGGATGAAGCCTGA
- the LOC125511448 gene encoding uncharacterized protein LOC125511448 isoform X1: MGIIKIKLAVDRPRNRVLFADAGSDFVDVLLSFLTLPLSALQSCATGASSLRGCLSNLCDSVDHLRNSSLLKVEACHGMLLTPAHTNEFQLCKSTHSTNDLEISRLCKCSLVMARVLHVYEQVGCKETFVGGKERYVISDDMKIKPASTSTMLLLLQAFDSDGIGHGFEEVEVSVSRTQVLSMLKAFLSSDTVLTDAFLSKGTDNHKATHANMTPIIRQNIIPLDQDSAGSEWKIKVFYHTREKKVMYAECNHEFVDMLLGFLTYPISCVIKNMGAGTCHLGRCFDNLYRSVTDLDDVGRLTGVLSNMMFMDPGVMPFDIFTNIKSYRALACRCPKDDNTHYCWHPELVEGGNYVVSDDLLVHQASAMSIMKHWCGIDKANVLQMGIAVGKREAVALLRALLTSETALTDVFISRLEEMQIFVKFPWGKTITVQVVRSDTIATIKSRMKDKVSMPTGWRHKLLYASRYLRDSCTVADYNITRESTITCEFHKLMPTAGQDEA; this comes from the exons ATGGGCATCATCAAGATCAAGCTCGCCGTGGACAGGCCGCGGAACCGTGTGTTGTTCGCTGACGCGGGCTCCGACTTCGTCGATGTCCTCCTATCCTTCCTCACTCTGCCGCTCTCTGCACTCCAGTCCTGCGCAACAGGCGCGTCATCCTTGCGGGGATGCCTCTCCAACCTCTGCGACAGCGTCGACCACCTCAGAAACAGTAGCCTGCTGAAGGTTGAGGCCTGCCATGGCATGCTTCTCACGCCTGCTCACACCAATGAGTTCCA GCTCTGCAAGTCAACTCACAGTACCAATGACCTTGAGATTTCCAGGCTCTGCAAGTGTTCCCTAGTTATGGCTAGAGTGTTGCATGTCTACGAGCAAGTAGGCTGCAAAGAGACGTTTGTAGGTGGCAAAGAACGGTATGTGATCAGTGATGACATGAAAATCAAGCCAGCATCCACCAGCACCATGCTATTGCTGCTTCAGGCGTTCGATTCTGATGGTATCGGTCATGGCTTTGAGGAGGTGGAAGTGAGCGTCTCCAGGACACAA GTTTTATCCATGTTGAAGGCCTTTCTTTCGTCAGACACCGTACTAACTGATGCATTTCTATCAAAGGGAACTGATAATCATAAGGCCACTCATGCCAATATGACACCGATCATCCGTCAGAATATTATTCCATTGGATCAAGATTCTGCAGGTTCAGAATGGAAGATAAAGGTCTTTTACCACACCCGTGAAAAGAAGGTCATGTATGCCGAATGCAACCATGAGTTTGTCGACATGCTCCTCGGATTCTTGACTTACCCTATCAGCTGTGTGATCAAGAACATGGGGGCTGGCACTTGCCATCTTGGCAGGTGCTTCGACAATCTCTATAGAAGCGTCACTGATCTCGACGATGTTGGGCGCTTAACAGGTGTCCTCTCCAATATGATGTTCATGGATCCAGGCGTTATGCCATTTGACATTTTTACCAACATCAAGTCATACCGGGCGCTTGCCTGCCGGTGCCCGAAGGATGATAACACACATTATTGCTGGCATCCTGAGCTTGTTGAGGGTGGGAACTATGTCGTCAGCGATGATCTACTTGTGCATCAGGCTTCTGCCATGTCTATCATGAAGCATTGGTGTGGGATAGACAAGGCTAACGTACTGCAGATGGGCATTGCTGTCGGGAAACGGGAG GCTGTTGCGCTGCTGCGAGCATTGCTGACTTCAGAGACGGCACTGACTGATGTGTTCATCAGCAGGCTGGAGGAGATGCAGATATTTGTCAAGTTCCCTTGGGGTAAGACCATAACCGTGCAGGTTGTGAGATCCGATACGATTGCCACCATCAAGAGCAGGATGAAGGATAAGGTGTCGATGCCGACTGGATGGCGTCATAAATTGCTGTATGCTAGCAGATATCTTAGAGACTCGTGCACTGTTGCTGACTATAACATCACCAGAGAATCTACCATCACCTGTGAATTTCACAAGCTGATGCCTACAGCCGGTCAGGATGAAGCCTGA